The stretch of DNA TGAATACTCTGAAATGTACTGATGCTCACTGCCTGTAGAATTACTGTAGTAACGTGTTTTGGTAGACATGGTTATCTTAAGCTCTGAGGTAAGCTTCTACCTGTTATGTGGTTGTGTAGGATGAAAATTTTGCGACATGTCCTTTTCTGGTATTTGTTTGAGATTTGCACAACCTGATAACGGGGGTCCCCAGTTTGTAGGAAGTTCCAAGTTGTGTCTCATGAAGTGAGCTCAAACTGATATAAAGAGATACAGTATCTGCACACTACACATGTATGCAGTGTACACTTTGTTTAAGTTTTTGGTCTAAAGGACCTTCATCAGAGGTCCTGGATTTTCTTAAAGTGAGCTTGAAAGGTGTGATGGGTTGGGAGTCGTAATCAGTCGGACAGCTGAACATACCTAATAAGTCCAGGACATACTGATGAAGGCGGGGTTTTCATCCTCATATTTTGACGTGGCAGATCTACGCCTTCTATCATTGTGACTGCACAGCTGTGAAGCAGTTAAAAGACAGAGAGATTAATATGCTTACAAATGTATGCTTATTTGTGCATTAACGTGAATATATTCAGGGACTGGGCGTACCGAGGCACAGGCGTTATTCTGCTTGACACACAGCTCTAATCGGCAATGCAAGTAGACCGCACCAGTCTTGGCAGAAAACTGGAATGTGTTGAAAGAGAAGTAGTTGGACGTTCCCAGTCCATTGCCCTCGACCTTCACTGTCTGGTCAGTAGGGCTAGGGCAGctacacaaaaacaagaaagcaTGTCAGCGACTGGccagcaacaaaaacaagaggtTTAATCAGAAAGAGCATCTCTGTGTTTTTAACCCTTTGATGATGAGGTCATATCTCAGGCTTCCACTCGGTGAAGGCTGATCGGTTGCCCAGCAGGAGTCAGTCACCACGTGGACCATTCTTTCATCCAGTCCATCGGTCTTAAGCTCCACCCAGATTTTCTGGTTCATTTCTATGTCGTTGCTTGTCTGGATGGCGTTCATGCGGTCAGGGTCGGTGTATGCCTTCATGGTCAGATTGTAATTCCATTCTCCAGAAGTAATCTCCTGGATTACAGAGCTGGAAAGCAAAGCTACTTCTTAATTATACTAGGCTTCGGTCTGCACATTAAAGCCACCTGTCCACAAAGCATTCCAGTTTAGTTTTCTAAACAATAGGAtagttattttcatatttttcaagCTAGCTGAGCTGAAACTAGATAGTGGATTTGAAGCACTGCAGAccactgattggtcagagagAATCATTACTAAACAATTTTAATTAGTAAGCTCACATCAATAGCaaccacattttctttctttcactttacCCAGAATCCCGCCTACACTGAGTGGGTACCAGCAAAGGGCTTGATACCAAAGAAGTGAGTCGAGTCGAGCAGAGCCGTGCCATGCTGTAGAAACACAGCTAAAGCCCAAGTGAAGCTCAGTCCGCCTTGGcttggaaacaaaaagatgataACTCTGGAGTTATACTGTACTCCCATCACACACCTGTGTTTGACTTCGATGGCAAAGGTCTTGACATCGGGCTGAGTGTAATAACAGGATAAGTCAATATGCACTGGGCTGTGACGGTTGATCAGGCCATAGGTGGAGACATTCCGTGTCATGATGGTGTTCTTGTAGATGATTTGACTGTTGTTTGCCTGAAGGTCACATGCAGACATACATTGTCAATGCACATCCGGTCCAATGCTACAGTGTGCTGACTACTTGTACAGGTCTATTTACTTCCCTGCAACCCTTGAATGATTACCTTGAACAGTACGTCTCTAGTGTTACAAGGGATTTGGCTGCtactttaaaaagacaaaaaatagaAGGTACCCACCATGATCACTGTACCACAAGTGTTGTTGCTATTGAACTTGAACATCACCATGTGGGTCAGGTTGTCCATTTCAGCTTTGCAGGCCTGGTCGTTGAGGTGTAAGCCTGAATAATCAATGCTCTTGTCCTCCAAAAGACAATTAGCCATAATGATTGAAGTAGAACTCTGCTGGCAGACCGTTGGCTCACCTGAACACCCGTTACAAAACAGTAAATTCCTTTAGCTTTTTCCAAACAACATACATTAGCACAAATCAGGAAGAGGCAATCATAAATGCAACTTTGAAAAGacctaaaatatgtttttaaaaatgtcataaaggattcttttgtgcatttgtaaattggATCTCTTGAGCACTAAATCTGAATGTTATTATATGCAGCAAAGAATATTGCAAAATTCTATACTAATAAACAAATGCTACTAAATCTATCATACAAGTCCATAAATCTGAAACAGCTCTCGCTTTGAGAAATCCCCCCAGCCTATAATGAAGTAGCAGTTAAGATGACTTTCTTGCGTCATAGCTGACTTACCAAAAGTGCCCGTTGATCTGTACTTGGAGGCAAAAATGGCCCGACAGAGGCAGCTGGGTTCCCCAACATTCCGCTCACCACAGAACTCATGAGCACTGCAGAATCTGTCCTTACAGAAGGCCTGAGggacagcagctgcaggtaaaaaaacaatgtcttcCAGTTTTAATATGATTGACCTGataatttgcataaaaacaccaTATCTACCCTAAAGGTTAATAAAAAGAGCCACAGAACGTCATATGGTGTAGAAGGTGCTTaagacaatataataatatttagatGATGTGTTCATTCGGGTCATCTTGAAACATAACCGAAGATAATGTAAGACAGCCTCACGGCAGCTGGTCTTTTTCCTCCAGCTCTCCATCGTGACATTGCTGTGGTGGCTGCAGGCCCTGGCGTAGGCCTCCAGGTTCTGGCACTTGAGACCATCCACTGCAGGATATTTGCACAAAGTGTTTGTGCAGGCAGTTATGAAGGGCTCTGGGTTGATGTGCTTGTTGCAAGCAGTGAAGGGAGCCTGCTTCAGGAGATTACACCTGTCCAAGTGAAAATGTGGCATGGAAGTTCAGTCATAAAGGACACTATGGCACATATgagaataaacacattaaaatgggTTTAGGTGTAGAAGACAGCGCCAAATGACAAACGTGGTGAAGCGTGCCACAGAGGTTAGTGATGCCTGTTTATAAATCAAAAGAGAGTTTAGTCTGTGTTTACCATTCAGTTGTGGTGTTACAGTTGATTGTACTGTCAGCAGTGTCATCATACTGCATCTCACAGCTGTGGGACAACAAATAGCACAAGACTGCTCAGCAACTTAGTACTTAAACTGCAGTATATTTTAAACCCTTTCATTCCAAAGAGAGGTAGTAGTCAGTTACATGATGTGTTTGGAGGTCTTACCCAGGAGACCAGTGTCCAGTAACCTTCTCTTCATTGAAAGACCTCGTGGAATTGCCACATAAACCATCCACGGCTGCTCCACTTGTTCCTGCCCGGTTTCAGAAGAAAAAACTTTTACAGGTGACGAGCACGCAGCACACTTAAGTAGCTGGTATTCACTGGTTTTAACTCAAGATTAGGCCTACAGGGTGGTCACATCGAAACCTAAAGTAGTTACGTGACAGACCTTGTTTGAGTTATCGATATTGGGATCCATATACTGGAATAAATACCcaagacattaaataataatggatTCCTCTCACATTACCTCATTAGTTTAGagaattaacacacacatttaaagcacAGTTTTGTATTTTGACATGCATGTAAATAAGTAATTATCAGAAAAATAGATGGAAGAAAGACTTGAtgtttgtaaataaatgtggtaatgaaaatgtattcagaatGAGCCCATCTATCATACATGTACCTTCCTACTTAAAGATATGTCGCTAttctttatataatattttattaccCACTTttagtaataatataatacatttggtCCATTACGACACATAACtaccattattatttttaatcagtACTTCAATGTCCatttttatgcagatgataccaTCTTAAATGTCTGTGGCTCCACTGCAAACTACATTTCTCTCATTCACATAACTCTTGTAACTACGCAATTCAACAAACTACTTAATCTTAGATTTTACATAAGTATCCACACATCTTGGCAGAACTAATTCCAGGTATTatccacattttaaatgtaaaacgttttttttaagtgtttgttGTTCTAATACTCATTTCAG from Cyclopterus lumpus isolate fCycLum1 chromosome 21, fCycLum1.pri, whole genome shotgun sequence encodes:
- the LOC117751009 gene encoding alpha-tectorin-like isoform X1; its protein translation is MFRFILYLAALSLLKGTGATNQTFTSSGEMNITSCPITYYGQKYDRVYMAFDANTFSVCFNGFYKPGIKNDCILMSGGTADRGDLAVLTQDIPTGSGVHKLLPNLRNAGKCVNIIPLKDSQQSEIERVELGNFGTQAILAIKTYSGYQNVDVEADTQVNGLTVSKQKFQTTDTNKGIITDVSGCRLSGFAYKTNTTVRDSNICSTVTCDVSGFATAVSDCGPMERCQGNGSCVLNAMCSVTGSTVIDFVGRVQSVPDRCGYTLMGSLLFPGLQLLGVFQERRRKDVSFLDRVILQLEGAGVQISMEQDGRVQLDDKVLTLNARAQLVHGIELSRDQTGVTAKISVSNYTASILFDGYTTLIHVTGTSGAAVDGLCGNSTRSFNEEKVTGHWSPGCEMQYDDTADSTINCNTTTEWCNLLKQAPFTACNKHINPEPFITACTNTLCKYPAVDGLKCQNLEAYARACSHHSNVTMESWRKKTSCPAVPQAFCKDRFCSAHEFCGERNVGEPSCLCRAIFASKYRSTGTFGEPTVCQQSSTSIIMANCLLEDKSIDYSGLHLNDQACKAEMDNLTHMVMFKFNSNNTCGTVIMANNSQIIYKNTIMTRNVSTYGLINRHSPVHIDLSCYYTQPDVKTFAIEVKHSSVIQEITSGEWNYNLTMKAYTDPDRMNAIQTSNDIEMNQKIWVELKTDGLDERMVHVVTDSCWATDQPSPSGSLRYDLIIKGCPSPTDQTVKVEGNGLGTSNYFSFNTFQFSAKTGAVYLHCRLELCVKQNNACASLCSHNDRRRRSATSKYEDENPAFISMSWTY